A genomic window from Phoenix dactylifera cultivar Barhee BC4 unplaced genomic scaffold, palm_55x_up_171113_PBpolish2nd_filt_p 000007F, whole genome shotgun sequence includes:
- the LOC103712306 gene encoding putative disease resistance protein RGA3: MSDPFISKLLDVLVALVNDEVAMLWGVKGEIKRLQQRLGTINAVLVDAENRRIQNKAIDDWLKNLKDVMYDADDILDECQIETEKSKAAVSSRSQPCSCLFYCPCFGKTVFAHQIGRRIKGLNHRLDDILQDSSRFNLQPFSADRGDHRSTSLFGRQTSPVAELDIVGSNIQKDTDKLVELLINEDSRENILVHAIVGTGGIGKTTLARKIFNDERITTKFLMTLWVCVSKDFEETSLLKEIITQAKGNPGGASSRAQLEPKVRNAVANEKFLLVLDDVWDPKVWNDLLRNPLQSAATGSRVLVTTRSHGVASRMKAVRPHHQVELLTAEDGWVLLCKKVALSGEEGEIEDLEDIGKEIVQKCGGLPLAIKTIGGVLSTKSGTKTEWERVLRTLSSNPWSSSTHFSQEVQPALWLSYEDLPSHLKQCFLYCSLFPEDYIFNRVALIYYWISEGFIHEEGDLTLEELGEDYYGELVQRSFLQPGPDNFSNCTVHDILWSLARFLAFRLRVLKFSNSLIKKLPDSLENLIHLRYLDLSFSDISALPESIGNLVNLQFLILGGANLRSLPKGIGKLQNLRFLLLVESELAKLPSLGKLPNLNSFYIVGARAIKKIGTEFLGQEPDCSSDQGGRMQIFPKLTKLIFAEMPDWEEWEWEVKDDDRLTTVPKLKKLALHDCPKLRSLPSGLVHHATTLTKLQIVSCDSLKAIRGFSSIQELKIADSPNLEVVSDLPSLKTLKLKDHDMRALPEWLTDFPTLNKLEIEADEQLLRRCLNDGLDWPKIEHIPYVYAKSSYRSRYISKSPSGFSTNLNDYVEDHE; this comes from the exons ATGTCTGATCCCTTCATCTCAAAGCTCCTTGATGTCCTAGTCGCTTTGGTGAATGATGAGGTGGCCATGCTCTGGGGTGTGAAGGGAGAGATCAAACGGCTCCAACAAAGACTCGGAACCATAAACGCCGTCCTCGTCGATGCTGAAAATCGAAGGATTCAGAACAAAGCCATAGACGACTGGCTCAAGAACCTGAAGGACGTCATGTATGACGCTGATGACATCCTCGACGAATGCCAGATCGAGACCGAGAAATCTAAAGCTGCAGTCTCCTCTAGAAGTCAACCTTGCTCTTGCCTCTTCTATTGCCCTTGCTTTGGCAAGACGGTGTTTGCTCATCAGATTGGCAGGAGAATCAAAGGCCTCAATCATAGGCTGGACGACATCTTGCAAGACAGTTCTAGATTTAATCTCCAGCCCTTTTCCGCCGACCGCGGTGACCACCGATCCACTTCTCTATTTGGCAGGCAGACATCTCCCGTAGCTGAGCTTGATATCGTAGGGTCCAATATCCAGAAGGATACCGACAAACTCGTGGAGTTGTTGATAAACGAGGATAGTCGGGAAAATATTCTTGTACATGCCATCGTAGGAACTGGGGGAATTGGCAAGACCACTCTTGCTCGGAAGATTTTTAACGATGAAAGGATAACAACCAAGTTCTTGATGACGCTCTGGGTCTGTGTGTCCAAAGATTTTGAAGAGACCAGTCTACTGAAAGAGATCATCACTCAGGCGAAGGGCAATCCAGGAGGCGCTTCTAGCAGAGCACAGCTCGAGCCCAAGGTTCGAAACGCCGTCGCAAATGAGAAATTCCTGCTCGTCTTGGATGACGTGTGGGACCCAAAAGTATGGAATGATTTACTCCGAAACCCCTTGCAGAGTGCGGCAACTGGAAGTAGGGTCCTTGTGACCACAAGAAGCCATGGGGTTGCATCGAGAATGAAGGCTGTACGACCTCATCATCAAGTGGAGCTCTTGACTGCTGAAGATGGTTGGGTGCTGCTATGCAAGAAGGTGGCTTTGAGCGGGGAGGAGGGAGAGATCGAAGATTTAGAGGATATCGGAAAGGAGATTGTTCAGAAATGTGGTGGTCTTCCTCTTGCTATTAAGACCATTGGAGGAGTATTATCAACAAAGAGCGGGACCAAGACGGAGTGGGAGAGAGTTCTTAGAACCCTTTCAAGCAATCCTTGGTCTTCTTCGACCCACTTTTCCCAAGAGGTTCAACCAGCGCTATGGTTAAGTTATGAAGACTTGCCATCTCATCTTAAGCAGTGCTTTTTATATTGCTCGTTGTTCCCTGAGGATTATATATTCAATCGTGTAGCTCTAATTTATTATTGGATCTCTGAAGGGTTCATCCATGAAGAAGGAGATCTAACATTGGAAGAGTTAGGTGAAGATTATTATGGGGAACTTGTTCAGAGGAGTTTTTTGCAACCAGGTCCAGATAATTTTTCAAATTGCACCGTGCATGATATACTATGGTCTCTTGCTCGGTTTTTAGCA TTCCGTCTGAGAGTACTAAAGTTTTCAAACTCTCTGATCAAAAAATTGCCAGACTCCTTAGAAAATCTCATACATCTACGTTATTTAGATCTGTCATTTTCCGACATAAGTGCCCTACCAGAGAGCATAGGAAACCTTGTAAATCTGCAGTTCTTGATCCTCGGGGGCGCAAATCTACGCAGCCTTCCTAAAGGGATCGGAAAGTTGCAAAACCTGCGGTTTCTTCTGCTTGTTGAATCAGAACTGGCGAAGCTTCCATCACTAGGGAAGCTCCCAAACTTGAATTCCTTCTACATAGTAGGAGCACGTGCTATCAAAAAGATTGGGACTGAATTTCTGGGTCAGGAACCTGATTGTAGCAGTGATCAAGGTGGCAGGATGCAAATTTTTCCAAAGTtaacaaaattgatatttgcagaGATGCCCGACTGGGAGGAATGGGAATGGGAGGTGAAGGATGATGACAGATTGACAACCGTACCAAAGTTAAAAAAATTGGCACTTCATGATTGTCCAAAGTTGAGGTCTCTTCCTTCTGGTCTTGTTCACCATGCCACTACCCTAACAAAGCTGCAGATAGTATCCTGCGATAGTCTAAAAGCAATCAGGGGCTTTTCCTCCATCcaagaactgaaaatagctgACAGCCCTAATCTAGAGGTTGTTTCAGACCTTCCTAGCTTGAAAACATTGAAGTTGAAAGATCATGACATGCGGGCCCTGCCAGAGTGGTTAACTGACTTCCCTACACTCAACAAGCTTGAGATCGAGGCCGATGAACAACTACTCCGCAGATGCCTCAATGATGGCTTAGATTGGCCCAAGATTGAACATATCCCCTACGTATATGCCAAGAGTAGTTATAGATCCAGATACATCTCCAAGAGTCCCTCGGGGTTCAGCACCAACTTAAATGATTATGTTGAAGATCATGAGTAG
- the LOC103712314 gene encoding LOW QUALITY PROTEIN: non-symbiotic hemoglobin 1-like (The sequence of the model RefSeq protein was modified relative to this genomic sequence to represent the inferred CDS: inserted 1 base in 1 codon) has protein sequence MEELPAISFGEEQESLVVKSGNVMKKDAAAISLKFFMRIFEIAPSATQLFSFLRDSDVPLDKNPKLKSHAMSVFVMTCESAVQLRKAXKVTVRDTTMKKLGDTHSKFGLVDEHFEVVKFALLDTIKDAVPEMWCPEMKAAWGQAYDHLAAAIKAEMKPLPPS, from the exons ATGGAGGAATTACCAGCGATATCCTTCGGCGAAGAGCAAGAGTCTCTTGTGGTGAAGTCAGGGAACGTGATGAAGAAGGATGCAGCAGCAATCTCTCTGAAGTTTTTCATGAG GATCTTTGAGATTGCACCATCAGCAACGCAGTTGTTCTCTTTTCTGCGCGACTCCGACGTGCCCCTGGACAAAAACCCAAAGCTTAAAAGCCATGCCATGTCGGTCTTCGTTATG ACCTGTGAGTCAGCAGTGCAGCTGCGGAAAG GTAAAGTTACAGTGAGGGATACAACCATGAAGAAGCTGGGCGACACTCATTCGAAGTTTGGTCTGGTTGATGAACATTTCGAG GTCGTAAAGTTTGCACTGTTAGACACAATAAAGGATGCGGTTCCAGAAATGTGGTGCCCAGAAATGAAAGCTGCATGGGGGCAAGCTTATGATCATCTGGCTGCAGCTATCAAAGCAGAGATGAagcctcttcctccctcctag
- the LOC103712315 gene encoding uncharacterized protein LOC103712315: MGNCPSSKRKSLERRDRRPAAAKVIHLDGSLEEYEEAVRAGLVAARNPGCCLCAGEALEVGAHPQEVAEAEELQPGQLYFLLPVSSRHPLSLPDLCLLAIRASSALRRSPQVASPPCSSAGGITKNDMLSTKKTAEVVI, encoded by the coding sequence ATGGGAAACTGTCCCTCATCCAAGAGGAAGAGTTTGGAACGGCGGGACcgccggccggcggcggcgaaggTGATACACTTGGACGGGAGTTTGGAGGAGTACGAGGAGGCGGTGAGGGCAGGGCTGGTGGCGGCGAGGAACCCAGGGTGCTGCCTGTGCGCCGGCGAAGCGTTGGAGGTGGGAGCCCACCCACAGGAGGTGGCGGAAGCGGAGGAGCTACAGCCCGGGCAGCTCTATTTTCTACTCCCCGTCTCCTCCCGCCACCCCCTTTCCCTACCCGATCTCTGCCTCCTCGCCATCAGGGCCAGCTCTGCCCTCCGCCGCTCCCCCCAGGTGGCTTCACCACCCTGCTCTTCAGCCGGGGGGATAACAAAGAATGACATGTTAAGTACTAAAAAAACAGCGGAAGTTGTAATTTGA
- the LOC103712307 gene encoding uncharacterized protein LOC103712307 yields the protein MGICSSFEAVAVAPAATAKVVLPGGELREYDRPVRVAHVLQKDPTFFVCDADVMEFDGFVSAIGVDEELRPGNLYFLLPKTMLRHPLHAEDLAALAVRASAALMKAAPAMDWLRRGAVAAPLVFDVGTGEGVAVGGRVSAAEEEKRRYPTKRGRGIGRKFMPDLSAITE from the coding sequence ATGGGGATCTGCAGCTCGTTCGAGGCGGTGGCGGTGGCGCCGGCGGCGACGGCGAAGGTGGTCCTCCCAGGCGGCGAGCTCCGGGAGTACGACCGGCCGGTGAGGGTGGCGCACGTACTCCAGAAAGACCCCACGTTCTTCGTCTGCGATGCCGACGTCATGGAGTTCGACGGGTTCGTCTCTGCCATCGGCGTTGATGAGGAGCTCCGGCCGGGGAACCTCTACTTCCTCCTCCCGAAGACAATGCTGAGGCACCCGCTCCACGCGGAGGACCTGGCCGCGCTCGCCGTCCGCGCGAGCGCCGCGCTCATGAAAGCGGCGCCCGCCATGGATTGGCTCCGGCGGGGAGCGGTGGCGGCGCCGCTCGTGTTCGACGTCGGGACCGGGGAGGGCGTGGCGGTCGGCGGCAGGGtttcggcggcggaggaggagaagaggaggtacCCTACTAAAAGGGGGCGTGGCATCGGTCGTAAATTTATGCCGGATCTGAGTGCAATTACAGAGTAG